The segment GTTCTGTACATTATAGGTACACTGTCTGTACTTACACTTTCCCTTTGTTTGGACTTGCTTTTTCCACTGACTACCATCTTGTCATGTAAAACCATGGCGCTGGCAACCCTGCTTAAGGGACTAATGCCACGTGCATTAACATGATATGAATAGGAGGTGCACTATCTCTCTGCTGGGTTCtccaaaaaataattaaataattaatttaacctatatatatatatatatatatatatatatatatatatatatatatatatatatatatatatatatatatatatatatatatatatctttgttcattttaaacttaaatgaattttctttatcattattaaatgaaaattgcATTGTACTACATGcctagtgtgtatgtgtgtgttactgtaaatTAATCGTTGAGTCACATGCTGGTAGGGGTCTTCAAACAAAGATGTGaaatacaaatgtgtgtgtgtgtgtgtgtgtgtgtgtaaatttgatcTTGACTTAATGGTGTCGTTTTAGGCTTGTCATTCCTGTCCTACAATAAGAAAGATAAAATCTTTGTTTGGACAGTGAAGCCATATTTGCTGCATTTATTTTGAACAATAGTAATCTATTGTTATGTGTATGCATCCTGCTCATTACTCCAGGCAGTAGTGCATGAGATGAACAGACTGGGAATGTTGATTGATCTGTCTCATTCTTCCTGGGCTACAGCGGAAGCCGTGCTGCAACTTTCCAAAGCTCCGGTCATCTTCAGCCACTCCGCCGCCTACAAAATCTGTAACAACCCACGCAACGTCCCTGATAAACTGCTTCTCATGCTGGTGACTCCAAGCTGCCTTGTGCAAATGTGCcagaagagagagagtatatTAGATTGAGGGGCTCGTATAGCTTTTGGATTTTAAGGGTTTAAAGAAATAAACCGAAGGCTATAGGATGTATCTCAGGAATACTTTGATTGTATAGCTGAAGGACTTTTGTCTGAAACGTCCTGTTTTTCTGGAAACTTTGTGTGCTATGCATCATCTATCTGTATTAATAGGcctgtcattattattattattattattattattattattattattattattattattatcatcatcatcatcatcatcatcatgtcatACTTATATTCATTTAATCCTTTCCATTTCTACACTAGAAAGCAAATGGAGGACTCATCATGGTGAACTTCTACAGTGATTTTATAGCCTGTGGTGATCAGTCAGATGTCTCTCTTGTAGCTGGTGAGTTCAGCACTTTTActaaagaatatttaaaatatatgcaAACCAATtaccccacacgaatttatggagatactagagatccagatcctttctgcctctggatggagctcaaatcttctttaattccagactgctgggactacggctgctcttaacgccatacagacttcatataaatccataatgaactttttcacaatatctgttgttacccagatgaggatgggttcccttctgagtcgggttcctctcaaggtttcttcctcttaaaacatcttagggagtttttccttgccaccgtcaccactcagtggcttgctcagttgggataaattcacacctttaatatctgtataccgtgttgatatttctgcaaagctgctttgagacaatgtctattgtaaaaagcgctatacaaataaaattgaattgaattgaattgaattgaattaccaTGATGAAAAATGTCTTAGTCTCTAATAATTGTCTTTTGTGGATTAAATATCAGGTTCtatcaacacaaaacaaaccaatGGTAAACTTGGAAAGGAAATAGGTGTAAAATATATAAGAATTTATAACTAACATTAAGTACAGGTACAACTAGACACAAGTTACACAAAAgacagccttttttttaaagtagccCACACAATATTGCACCTGAAGCATACATAACTTTTTGACAGCTTTTTGCCCATGCACAACATTTGCATTTTTGGTGGAAAAAAGCCGAACCAGCTATAAAATATGTTGATGAATCATTAAACTGATAAACAAGTGGTTTAGGTGGCtactgtaaaatattaattgaaTTATTTGTAATTGTAAGCACAGTGGTGTCCAGTCTAATCTACCAGCGCCAGTGTGGCTGTAGGTTTTCGTTGCAAAAGAGTCGCACAAGTTTGGTTCCTTATGCTAAGTTTAATGTAGCTCGAAAACTGTTTACCTCTGGCAGCCGGTTAAAATGCTCCAAACTTGGTACATCCAAACAATACAAATGCTTGCAAAAAATCAGTGTTTGATTGCCAAATGCTCAGTGTGAAAACAACTAAGGATGAGCTTTAGGGTCCAAGATCTCCTTAAAAATGTCTTAGGGATTGTAATCAGTTCTGATATTCCCTCCAAATACTAATAGTAAGGTTTCAtggttggggggaaaaaaaaaaaaaaaaacttatacaGACTGTATATTGCATCATCTTTTTAATATTCCGCTCCACTGAAATTTTTATCTTAATCCTGTGCCTTTCAGACCATTTTGACTATCTTAAGCATGTGATCGGAGCAGAGCACATTGGAATCGGGAGTGACTATGATGGGGCCAGCGGGTAAGAGAACTTTTCTGTTTGCAAATTTCTAATTTGTCCGATCTCCAGTTTACTCTGTTCAGACTGGCATCTGGAATAAATATTTGTCCTTAATCTCATGAAACATTGTTTCCTTCTAAAGTGTTTGTCTCTGTGTCTACTTGTAGATTCCCTCAGGGTCTGGAGGATGTGTCTAAATACCCTGCTCTGATTGGAGAACTATTGCGTAGGCACTGGAGTGAGGCGGATCTGGCAGGTGTGCTGAGGCTCAACTTTCTCAGAGTCTTTGAGAAAgtggagaaggtgagagagggCTTTCATTTAAACCTCATGACCTATACCTGCTCACATCTACTAAGCCTGGTACTTCATAGATGAGCTGAATCAGGTGTCTCTGAGCATAAACATCACCAAGTTTTCATTAGTTCTGGCTCTGCAGGAGGAATTGGGCacagtgtatacagtatatgaaagtTCATAGCAATAGAATGTAAGcaaaagtgtgtatatatgagctAGAAACGGAAGACCTGATCCATTGGCAGAAAATCCATATCACTTGGTCGCCACCCAACAGTtttgtacatacatatacaccaTAGCTCCATTGAATCATTGTTTCTGATTGGTAAGAACGTGTTGATTAAGTGTTTATTAGTAGCTCTGAGTGTAATTCTGGCTGTATGGCAAATCAAAGGTTTATAATAACGTACTCATTGTAATACATTACTGTATCTTGTATGGCACCCCAATAAAGAgagtttttttgtattttatgtcTGTAAAGCAGAAGAACTACTTTTGTGGCAATAACATTTCAAAGCAGTTGCTATACGAAGTACATCATGTGATGTAAATAGCTATTGTATCAAGTCCTCCATTTTATGATATCCCTCCAGTATTTCCCACACATTCCTATCAAATGTATCATTATTGCCATCTGTTTCCACAGTTTCCTGTTCCACTGTAATCCCAGACTGTGTCAATATTCAACCTTTTTTGTAGAATGTGTTTGCAAGGTCTTGCACATCTAAAAATAGCTGCATTTTCTGTCTTGTTGTGCTGCTGTACAGATACGTGATGAACTACGCAACACTCTTCCCAGTGAAGTGTCAATCCCCCTTGCAGAGGCCCAAAACGAATGCCGTTTGGTTCTGAGGCACCCGAATAGCTCAAAAATGGTCAAGTCATCTGGTATGCAAGCGAGTAATCTTTTAGGCTCAGGTGCTCTGTTTTGGACTGTTCTCTTTTTCCACTTTATGCTGCTACATAAACCGAC is part of the Ictalurus punctatus breed USDA103 chromosome 27, Coco_2.0, whole genome shotgun sequence genome and harbors:
- the dpep2 gene encoding dipeptidase 2 isoform X1 — protein: MLTLKGLGVCELSLCCAFLLLLRGVQSDSSKTLELMSMYRLIDGHNDLPLHLRMLGNNKLSQFDLYNSPKTATDITRLKAGHVGGQMFAAYVLCTAQDKDAVRLALEQIDVIRRMCTEYPELELATTAAEMNATKKIACLISVEGGHAIDSSLPALRMFYQLGVRSMALTHTCNTPWAESSSLYYPYYKRENKSLTEFGKAVVHEMNRLGMLIDLSHSSWATAEAVLQLSKAPVIFSHSAAYKICNNPRNVPDKLLLMLKANGGLIMVNFYSDFIACGDQSDVSLVADHFDYLKHVIGAEHIGIGSDYDGASGFPQGLEDVSKYPALIGELLRRHWSEADLAGVLRLNFLRVFEKVEKIRDELRNTLPSEVSIPLAEAQNECRLVLRHPNSSKMVKSSGMQASNLLGSGALFWTVLFFHFMLLHKPTYLN
- the dpep2 gene encoding dipeptidase 2 isoform X2 — translated: MLTLKGLGVCELSLCCAFLLLLRGVQSDSSKTLELMSMYRLIDGHNDLPLHLRMLGNNKLSQFDLYNSPKTATDITRLKAGHVGGQMFAAYVLCTAQDKDAVRLALEQIDVIRRMCTEYPELELATTAAAEAVLQLSKAPVIFSHSAAYKICNNPRNVPDKLLLMLKANGGLIMVNFYSDFIACGDQSDVSLVADHFDYLKHVIGAEHIGIGSDYDGASGFPQGLEDVSKYPALIGELLRRHWSEADLAGVLRLNFLRVFEKVEKIRDELRNTLPSEVSIPLAEAQNECRLVLRHPNSSKMVKSSGMQASNLLGSGALFWTVLFFHFMLLHKPTYLN